In the Pseudodesulfovibrio sp. S3 genome, CGTCAGATGGTTATAATGGACAGTCCCCTCTCCCTTCCGAAACTTTTTGTAGCCGCTTCGCGGAAAACGTTCTTCATGGAGCGACTCGGAGGCCAAAGGCATCCGACAGCAACTATCCCTCTCCAATATCATTGGAGCGCCTTGGATGCCAACGGCATCCAACAGCAGCTCTCCCACCCCGACACATTGGAGCGATTCGGGTGCCAAAGGCACCCGACAGCGGCTCTCTTCCCACTCACGCGATGAGGCTTGGGAGAGTGGTGCAGATGTGCATTTTCTCGGGCGCAGCCGACCCGCAGCCGTATCCCAATACGGCGAGGACTCGGCAAGGCCGAAAAATGTGCAGATGCGCCGCTATCCCAAGCCGCCTACCTTACGTAGCCCCACTCCACCAAACGGTTGTAGGCGTGCTGGGCCTGATCGCCCTTGTTCACCTTTTGCAGGAATTGATAATATTCGCGGGCGGCCTGATCGCGGTTGCCCATGCCTTCCTGGGAATACCCCTTGAAGAAGCCGACATACGGATTGCCGGGCAATGCCTTGTCGTATCCCGCAAAGCTGTCATAGGCCTGATCGTACTTCTTGGCCTGAACCAGGAGCACGCCGCTGACCTGATGGGCCTGGGCCTCGCCCGGATACACCTGCTCGGCCTTCTGGGCATAGGGCAAAGCCGCATCATACTTCTTCTGGGCCATGAGCAGCTTGGACATGAGCAAAAGGCCGGTATAGTCGTTCGGCGCCGCCTTCAGTGCCGTGCTCATCTTTCCCTCGGCCTCGACATATTTCTTCTCGCCGCCGAGCTTTTCCGCCTGCTGCATGTCCTTGATGGCCGGACCGAGCTTGCGCAACTCCGCAGTGTTGTCCATATACCGCTCGCGGTACACCGCATATTCTTTCTTGCCGAGATATTTTTCGTTGGCGGTCTTGCGGGCCGTGGACAGCCTCTCGGAACTCATTGGGTGGGTGGCGAACATGACTTCCAGTGCGCTCGGCTCACGGCCATGCTGCTCGTTGAGCATCTCCATGAGTCCGATCATACCGTCGGGGTTGTACTGTGCCCTGGTCATGTACTCCATGCCAAGGGCATCGGCCTGACGCTCGTCGTCCCGACTGTAGGAAGCCAGAAGCAGACCCGCGCCCAGGCCGCCCAGGCCCCCGGCCAGTGAGCCCCAGGCCCCGCCATACTTTGCCCCGATAACCGCTCCGCCGAGACCGGCCACACCGCCTATCACCATTTGCGAACTCAAGCGAGAAGACGTGTGCCGGGCATTGACATGGCCGATCTCGTGCCCGAGCAAAGCGGCCAGCTCGGCCTCATTGTCCACCTCGAGCATGATGCCGCGCGTGCAGGCGATGGTCCCGCCCGGAAAAGCGTAGGCGTTGACATAGTTGGCGTTAACCACATTGTAATTAAAGGGCATCTGCGGCCGGTGTGACTTTTCGGACAGGGACTTGCCCACCCCGTTCACATACTCATTCAAGGCCATGTCCTGGGTCGTGCCATAATCGTTTGAGAGCTGCTGGGGCGAGGCATCGCGATCCATCTGGACCTCCTGCTCCTCGCTGACCAGCATGAACTGGCTCTGCCCCGTAACCGGGTTCTTTGCGCACCCGCCCAAGGTCAGGGCGGCGGCGGTCATGGTGCCCGCCTTCAGAAATTCACGGCGACTCAGTTGTCCGTCCCTATCTCTTCGTTTCATTGTCATCTCCATTACTTGCCCGCACGATACCGCAAACCAAGGGCAACATTCAAGTCCGCACCGCTGTTGACACTGAACGCAGTATGGGACATTATTTCTTTAACACACCAACTTAACTACATTTTTGTAGGACAATTATGACAAAATTTCTGATCATAAAGACCGGTGGCACCTTTGAAGACTATGCCGCCGAACAGGGCGATTTCGAACACTGGACCGCCGAAGGCATGGGCCTGGACTCGGGCCAGTGGGAATGTGTGGATGTACAGTCCGGAGAACGCCTGCCGACTCCGACCGGATACATCGGATGCGCCATTACCGGCTCCCACGACATGGTCACGGACAACG is a window encoding:
- a CDS encoding M48 family metalloprotease → MKRRDRDGQLSRREFLKAGTMTAAALTLGGCAKNPVTGQSQFMLVSEEQEVQMDRDASPQQLSNDYGTTQDMALNEYVNGVGKSLSEKSHRPQMPFNYNVVNANYVNAYAFPGGTIACTRGIMLEVDNEAELAALLGHEIGHVNARHTSSRLSSQMVIGGVAGLGGAVIGAKYGGAWGSLAGGLGGLGAGLLLASYSRDDERQADALGMEYMTRAQYNPDGMIGLMEMLNEQHGREPSALEVMFATHPMSSERLSTARKTANEKYLGKKEYAVYRERYMDNTAELRKLGPAIKDMQQAEKLGGEKKYVEAEGKMSTALKAAPNDYTGLLLMSKLLMAQKKYDAALPYAQKAEQVYPGEAQAHQVSGVLLVQAKKYDQAYDSFAGYDKALPGNPYVGFFKGYSQEGMGNRDQAAREYYQFLQKVNKGDQAQHAYNRLVEWGYVR